The DNA segment CGTACCATGACAGTAGCCTATTATTTTCTGATACCCATGGATAGGTTTGAGTTAAAGCAGAATACCTTGAAGTGGTTTTCCATCAAGTCATTGCCTAAGCTGGGTTTTGATCATCGCCAGTTAATTGAAGATGCGTACTCCGATCTTCAACAAAAAGTGATGGTAGAGCCTGTTATCTTTGATTTACTACGTGAAAAATTTACCTTAAATGAGCTGCAGGTGGCATTTGAGTTGGTTTTAAATATCAAAATTGATAATAGAAACTTCCGTAAAAAAGCACTTAGTAAAAGTTATATTGTTCCTCTGGAGGAAAAAAGACTGGGGGTCTCGAAAAAGCCAGCTAAATTATATATGTTTAGTAAAGATGTTTATGACAAGCTCAGCGGAGAAGGCTATATTATTAATATTTAGTTGTTAAGTTAGAAAATATGAACGAAGGAAAACTGCGAAAAAATATTGCAATAGGAGCCGAAGTGAAGGTGGTTCAGAAGCATCATCAGCGAACAGGAGAATTAACCCAGGGTTTTGTTAAAAAAATACTCACTCATTCTCCCAACCATCCGCATGGTATAAAAGTAATGTTGGAATCCGGGATTGTGGGACGTGTGAAAAATGTACTTTAATATAATTGTTTTTGGGGTGCCGACCAGGAGGGACTCTTTGTTTTAAGCAGATTTGATTGGATAATGTAAAATACCCCCTTAAAATTAATCTGTTAATAACTGTTAAATATTAATTTCTTTTTTATCTTTCTAGCCTGATTTATTGGTGAATTATTGTTGGATAATTTTTGAATAGTTCAGGCTTGAATGATTTTAAAGAATTTTTTAATTATATATGGAATGAAGCGGGTAATTGTGTCAACGATTTGGGTCATGTTGTTTTTATCAGTCTCGGCTGTGAAACCTTATTGCCTGTTAGGGGAATCTAGTAAGACTGTTCATCAATTAACAGCTGAGGTGACACAGTTGTTAATGGAGAGCGACTTTGAGGTGTTGGGATTGTATCATCCTAATAATAATGAAAATCTATGTGTGGTCGTTTTTACTTGTGATGAGTTGAGTAGCATGGCAACCAGTGT comes from the Saccharicrinis fermentans DSM 9555 = JCM 21142 genome and includes:
- a CDS encoding NUDIX hydrolase — its product is MDFRKIDNVSVDCVIFGLGSDSLNILLSKRTLDMFNDNYPVVDDWVVTGHHIFKSETLDEAADRIFSEISGFNDVYKIQFRTYGNPSRIQSDKDLLWVRSRGGNPRTMTVAYYFLIPMDRFELKQNTLKWFSIKSLPKLGFDHRQLIEDAYSDLQQKVMVEPVIFDLLREKFTLNELQVAFELVLNIKIDNRNFRKKALSKSYIVPLEEKRLGVSKKPAKLYMFSKDVYDKLSGEGYIINI
- a CDS encoding YwbE family protein produces the protein MNEGKLRKNIAIGAEVKVVQKHHQRTGELTQGFVKKILTHSPNHPHGIKVMLESGIVGRVKNVL